A portion of the Corynebacterium ammoniagenes DSM 20306 genome contains these proteins:
- the obgE gene encoding GTPase ObgE, giving the protein MARFIDRVVLHLQAGDGGHGCVSVHREKFKPLGGPDGGNGGHGGDIVFEVSPQIHTLMDFHYRPHIKANRGANGAGDHRNGARGEDLIMHVPAGTVVHNSKGELLADLTVPGTRFIAAEGGFGGLGNAALASAQRKAPGFALQGEPGQQHDLVLELKSMADVGLVGFPSAGKSSLISVLSAAKPKIGDYPFTTLQPNLGVVDMGDSSFTIADVPGLIPGAADGKGLGLDFLRHIERTAVLAHVVDTASIEPGRDPQSDIEALEKELASYQSALDADTGLGDLRDRQRIIILNKADVPEAEELAEFVKEDLEEQFGWPVFIISAVARKGLEPLKYKLLEMVTKHRKSQPRVKMDTEHTIIRPKAVGKKNTGRFADFTVKPDPEVEGGFIVEGEKIERWITQTDFENDEAVGYLSDRLAKAGVEDALRKQGAVEGCPVTIGYITFEWEPMTGGDPTLAGRGQDARLLGTSRPSAAERKRASQARRGLIDEFDFGQDEEITRESANKDRWQG; this is encoded by the coding sequence TTGGCACGATTTATTGACCGCGTTGTACTACACCTGCAAGCCGGCGACGGCGGGCACGGCTGTGTGTCCGTACACCGTGAAAAGTTCAAGCCGCTCGGTGGCCCCGATGGCGGTAACGGCGGGCACGGAGGCGATATCGTCTTTGAAGTATCCCCGCAGATTCACACCCTGATGGACTTCCACTACCGCCCGCATATCAAGGCCAACCGCGGAGCCAATGGCGCTGGTGACCACCGCAATGGTGCCCGTGGTGAGGACTTGATTATGCACGTGCCCGCTGGCACCGTGGTGCACAACAGCAAGGGCGAGTTGCTCGCCGATCTCACCGTCCCAGGCACGCGCTTTATTGCAGCCGAAGGTGGTTTTGGTGGTCTGGGCAATGCCGCCCTTGCCTCCGCGCAGCGTAAGGCCCCAGGCTTTGCCCTGCAGGGCGAGCCAGGACAGCAGCATGACCTGGTGCTGGAGCTTAAATCCATGGCTGATGTGGGCTTAGTTGGTTTCCCCTCAGCTGGTAAATCGTCATTGATCTCGGTGTTGTCTGCGGCCAAGCCCAAAATCGGTGATTATCCCTTTACCACGTTGCAGCCGAACCTCGGCGTGGTCGATATGGGAGACTCGTCCTTTACCATCGCTGATGTGCCAGGCTTGATTCCAGGTGCTGCTGACGGCAAGGGCTTAGGCCTTGATTTTCTGCGCCACATTGAGCGCACCGCGGTGCTGGCTCACGTAGTCGATACTGCATCGATTGAGCCAGGGCGCGATCCGCAGTCGGATATTGAAGCGCTGGAAAAGGAATTGGCCAGCTACCAATCCGCGCTTGATGCTGATACCGGCTTGGGAGATCTTCGCGATCGTCAGCGCATCATCATCTTGAATAAGGCGGATGTGCCCGAAGCGGAAGAGCTAGCGGAATTCGTTAAAGAAGACCTCGAAGAACAATTCGGATGGCCCGTCTTTATCATCTCCGCGGTTGCGCGCAAGGGCTTGGAGCCTTTGAAGTACAAACTGTTGGAGATGGTGACTAAACACCGCAAGTCCCAGCCACGGGTGAAGATGGATACGGAACACACCATCATCCGCCCCAAGGCAGTGGGGAAGAAGAATACTGGTCGTTTCGCCGACTTCACCGTCAAGCCAGATCCTGAGGTTGAGGGCGGATTCATCGTCGAAGGCGAGAAGATCGAGCGGTGGATTACCCAGACTGACTTTGAAAACGACGAGGCCGTGGGCTATCTCTCCGACCGTTTGGCGAAGGCCGGCGTGGAAGACGCACTGCGCAAGCAGGGGGCTGTGGAAGGCTGTCCGGTGACCATCGGCTACATCACTTTCGAGTGGGAACCGATGACCGGAGGCGACCCAACATTGGCCGGCCGTGGCCAAGATGCGCGATTGTTGGGAACATCACGTCCGTCTGCTGCGGAGCGTAAGCGCGCCTCCCAAGCACGTCGTGGCCTTATTGACGAATTTGATTTCGGTCAAGATGAAGAAATTACCCGAGAATCTGCGAATAAGGATCGTTGGCAGGGCTAA
- the rpmA gene encoding 50S ribosomal protein L27: protein MATKKGASSTSNGRDSEAKRLGVKRFGGQQVKAGEIIVRQRGTKFHPGENVGRGGDDTLFALEAGAVEFAIKRNRRTVNIVPATEQVAEATA from the coding sequence ATGGCAACGAAGAAGGGTGCTTCCAGCACTTCCAACGGTCGCGACTCTGAGGCTAAGCGTCTTGGCGTCAAGCGTTTCGGTGGTCAGCAGGTTAAGGCCGGCGAGATCATCGTTCGTCAGCGCGGCACCAAGTTCCACCCAGGTGAGAACGTTGGACGCGGCGGCGACGACACCTTGTTCGCTCTCGAAGCAGGTGCAGTTGAGTTCGCTATCAAGCGCAACCGCCGCACCGTGAACATCGTTCCAGCCACCGAGCAGGTTGCAGAAGCAACTGCATAA
- the rplU gene encoding 50S ribosomal protein L21, producing MYAIVKTGGKQYKVAEGDLVKIEKIEGEPGSSVALTPVLLVDGADVKSKADDLSKVEVAAEIVEHARGPKIDIMKYKNKTGYKKRMGHRQPLTVVKITGIK from the coding sequence ATGTACGCGATCGTCAAGACCGGCGGAAAGCAGTACAAGGTTGCCGAAGGTGACCTCGTCAAGATCGAGAAGATCGAGGGTGAGCCGGGTTCGTCCGTAGCTCTTACCCCGGTTCTGCTCGTTGATGGCGCAGATGTTAAGTCCAAGGCTGATGACCTGTCCAAGGTTGAAGTTGCGGCTGAAATCGTTGAGCACGCACGTGGCCCAAAGATTGACATCATGAAGTACAAGAACAAGACTGGCTACAAAAAGCGCATGGGCCATCGCCAGCCGCTGACTGTAGTCAAAATTACCGGCATTAAGTAA